The segment TGTGATATCACTAAGATATATGATTGAAGTCGCTAGTCTCACCAAGGCCTACGGCCAGCACCTGGCCGTGCGGGAGCTCACCTTCCGGGTGAGCCCCGGGGAGGTCTACGCCCTCCTGGGTCCCAACGGGGCTGGGAAGACCACCACCTTGCGCATCCTTTCCACCCTGATATGCCCCACGAAGGGCAGGGCCAAGGTGGCGGGGTTTGATGTGGCCCAAGACCCCCTCGAGGTGCGCCGGCGCCTGGGCCTGGTTAACGGAGGCATGCGGGTCTACGACCGCCTCACGGGGCGGGAGGTGCTCCGGTTCTTCGCCGGGTTTTACGGCCTCGAGGGCCAAGCCTTCCAGGAGGCCCTGGACTGGGTAGCGAGCCTTTTGGAGATGGAGGAAACCCTGGAGCGAAGGGTCATGGAGATGTCCACCGGCATGCGCCAGAAGGTGGTCATCGCCCGGGCCATCCTCCACCGCCCTCCCGTCCTCCTTCTGGACGAGGCCACGGCCGGGCTGGACGTCTTCGCCCGCAGGGCTCTTCTGGACTTCGTCAAGGCCTACCGCCAGCTGGGCAACGCCATCATTTACTCCACCCACGTGATGAGCGAGGCAGAGGAGGTGGCGGACCGGGTGGGCTTTTTGCACCAGGGCCGGCTGGTCTATGAGGGAAGCAAGGAGGAAGCCCTAGCCCTGGGGGAGGGAAGCCTGGAGCAGGCGTTCGTGCGCAGGGTGAAGGAGGCCGCATGAGGAATATCTACCGCATCTTCTGGAAGGAACTTGTGCAGGTCTTTCGCGACCGCAAGCTGGTCTTCTCTACCCTGGTCCTACCCATCTTGCTCATGCCCATTTTCATGTTCGGGCCCAGCCTGGTCCTCCAAAGGCTCCTGCAGGGCGCCCAGGAGAGGAAGCAGGAGGTGGCAGTCCTGAACCTGCCCGAAGAGGCCCTCCGCACCCTGGAGCAGGCCGGACTCTCCCCCAAGGCCCACCCCGACCCCGAGGGAGCCGTGCGGGAGGGGAAGTATCCCGTGGGCGTCCGCTACGAGCAGGGGGTGTACCGGGTTTACGGCCGCCTGGCCGGGGGGCTCACGGAGGGGCAGGTGGCGGTGGGCAAGGTGCAGGCCGCCCTCCAGGGGCTGAAGGAGGCCATGGTGGCGGCGGAGCTCGCCCGCTGGGGCGTACCCCAGGAGGTCCTCCACCCCTTCCAGGTGGAGGTGGTGGACGCCTCACCTGAGCGGGAAAAAGCGGGAGGGGTTTTGGGCTTCCTCCTCCCTTTCTTCCTGGTGGTCTTCGTCCTCTCCGGGGGGCAGGTGGTGGCGGTGGACGCCACCGCGGGGGAGAAGGAGAAGGGCACCCTCGAGGCCCTTCTCATGGCCCCGGTGCCCCTCCTACATCTGGCCCTGGGCAAGACCCTGGCCACGGTGGCCATGGCCCTCCTCTCCGGGGTGTCGGGGCTTTTGGGGATCGCCCTGGGCGGGGCCCTGGCCGCCCGCTTCGGTGGGGGCCTCCTCACGGAAAGCAGCCAGACCCTGGAGCTGGGGGGCCGGATCGCTCTGGACGGGGGGAGCTTCCTTGCCCTCTTCCTCAGCGCTTTCCTCCTGGCCCTCTTCATGGGAGCGGTGATGGTGAGCCTGGGGCTTTACGCCCGAAGCTTCAAGGAAGCCCAGAGCTACATGGCTCCCCTCCAGCTTCTGGCCCTGTTGCCCCTCCTCTTCCTGCAGTTCCGGGGCTTCTTTGAGCTGGAGGCCTGGCACCACCTGGTGCCCCTCTTCAACGTGGCCCTCCTCATGGACGCCCTTCTGAAGGGGAGCGCCACCCCCCTGCAGGCAGGCCTCACCTGGGGCTCCACCCTGGTGTACGCCGGGCTGGCGCTCCTCTATGCCGTGCGGGTCTTCGCCCGGGAAGAGGTGGTCTTCCGTAACTAGGGAGGAAAAGATGCGCGAGATCAAGGAGTTTACGGCGTGGCGGACAAGCGGTTTTTTGGCCCTGATGGCCTTACTGCTGGCCCTTTTCTGGATGGGGTGGGCGGGGTACGGCCTCCTGCGGGAGCGGGAGCTTTTCTACCTCTGGCACCTCCTCCTTGCCCTCCTGGCCTCATGGCTTCTGGGGGCGGGACTCTTCACCGTGCAGCCCAACGAGGCCGTGGCCCTTACCTTTTTGGGGCGGTACGTGGGGAGCGTGCGGGAGGAGGGTTTCCACTTCGCCAACCCCCTGGCCCAGCGGAAGCGGGTGTCCTTAAGGGTCCACAACTTCACCTCGGAGAAGCTCAAGGTCAACGATGCCCAAGGGAACCCCATCGAGATCGCCGCGGTGGTGGTTTGGCGGGTGGTGGATACCGCCAAGGCCCTCTTCCAGGTGGAGGACTACCAGAGCTTCGTGGCCATCCAGTCGGAGGCGGCCATAAGGGCCCTGGCGAGCCG is part of the Thermus caldilimi genome and harbors:
- a CDS encoding ABC transporter permease; this translates as MRNIYRIFWKELVQVFRDRKLVFSTLVLPILLMPIFMFGPSLVLQRLLQGAQERKQEVAVLNLPEEALRTLEQAGLSPKAHPDPEGAVREGKYPVGVRYEQGVYRVYGRLAGGLTEGQVAVGKVQAALQGLKEAMVAAELARWGVPQEVLHPFQVEVVDASPEREKAGGVLGFLLPFFLVVFVLSGGQVVAVDATAGEKEKGTLEALLMAPVPLLHLALGKTLATVAMALLSGVSGLLGIALGGALAARFGGGLLTESSQTLELGGRIALDGGSFLALFLSAFLLALFMGAVMVSLGLYARSFKEAQSYMAPLQLLALLPLLFLQFRGFFELEAWHHLVPLFNVALLMDALLKGSATPLQAGLTWGSTLVYAGLALLYAVRVFAREEVVFRN
- a CDS encoding SPFH domain-containing protein, with the protein product MREIKEFTAWRTSGFLALMALLLALFWMGWAGYGLLRERELFYLWHLLLALLASWLLGAGLFTVQPNEAVALTFLGRYVGSVREEGFHFANPLAQRKRVSLRVHNFTSEKLKVNDAQGNPIEIAAVVVWRVVDTAKALFQVEDYQSFVAIQSEAAIRALASRHPYDGEGVSLRGNPEEIAEELKAEVEARLKVAGVEVLEARITHLAYAPEVAQAMLRRQQALAVVAARKLIVEAAVGMVKEALAGLEASGVALDEERRAAMVNNLMVALVSEAQAQPVAQNLHLSTPRIPMRQGTT
- a CDS encoding ATP-binding cassette domain-containing protein yields the protein MIEVASLTKAYGQHLAVRELTFRVSPGEVYALLGPNGAGKTTTLRILSTLICPTKGRAKVAGFDVAQDPLEVRRRLGLVNGGMRVYDRLTGREVLRFFAGFYGLEGQAFQEALDWVASLLEMEETLERRVMEMSTGMRQKVVIARAILHRPPVLLLDEATAGLDVFARRALLDFVKAYRQLGNAIIYSTHVMSEAEEVADRVGFLHQGRLVYEGSKEEALALGEGSLEQAFVRRVKEAA